The region TCGTCGCTCATCGCTGACCCTCCGGGCGCGCTTGCATGTGCTTGTGGGCCAACAAAAGCCCCTCGTCGAGCGTCTCGCAGGAGCCGATTAGTTTCCCAGCCCGCCGGAGCGCCCAGCCCTGGTTCGTCGACCGAAGGAGCAGCGCCGCCGTCGTGTCGGGAACGTGCCAGCCGATCGAGTTGCTCGTGTGGACCTGGAACTCCCATTCCCCCACAGTGGCGTCAATCGCCGCTTGCTCCTTGTCGATCATCGCCTCCGACCGCCGGCCACCGGCACCAAAATCGCCCAGCGTTGCAGTCCCCTCCGAGCTCATGCCGGGACCTCCTGTCGGGGCCAGCTAGCGACCGTCGCCTCGATGGCGTCGACGATCGTCGCGACGCGAACCTCCAGCGGCGCCGTTTCGTCGACGTCGACGTCCAGGACCGCCCGCAGTTCCAGCACGTCCGGGAGGGACAGTGTGTCCGACTGCTGTGCAACTGCCCGCAGGACCACCGCTTCGAGGTCGTGGTCGCTGGCGTCTTCGCGAGCGCTCTGCGCGATGGACTCGACGAACGCCGAGTGGTTCTGACACGAGACACCCACACTACTCTGTCGAGACTGGTTACGGGACATCCTCTCACCTCCCTGGAGGGGCACAAAATCTGGCGGAGAGCGCTAGCCCTACGAGGGCGGGAATCGCACTGACCCTTCAGCCCCGACGGCGTGGGCCACCGGCTCGAAGGGGACCGCGAGACTCCGAAGAATGTACTCCTCGCCGTCGTACACGAAATTGAGCGAGGCCGTTCCCTTAGACTCGTACCCGCCCTCGTCGTGCTCGAAGACTGCCGTGAACCCACAGGACCGAAGCGTGGTCTGGCCGTCGCCCTTTGCGAGATCGACATCGGTGTGTGGCGCATCCTCGAACCACTGAACAGCCACGTTCCGGGCCGCCTGTCGATCCGCCTCCAGAGTGCTCACCAGACTTTCTTTGACAGTTTCTGGTAACATATTTTCTCATTTCAACAGGAAAATAACATAAAAATAGTGTTTGAGTTATCCTTATATCCACTGAGCAATATTTGACTGCCCCCTCTCTGTGGAAGCGTTGGGCTGCTGTGTGTCCGCCCCAGGACACTGCTCGTAGCCCGCAACCTCGCGGAGCGCTCGCTTGTCTCGCCCAGCATGGACAGCACAGGGATGCCCGCTTGGACGGCGACACTGGCTACCGACGTCTGCGCCACAGGACGGGCAGGCGACTTCCAGCGCCGGGTCGCGCTCCCAGTGTTGCCCGCAGGTCGAACACTGGACGGTCATCCTGACCACCGTTCGAGCGTCGACTGCTTGCGAACGCGCTCGACCGGGCAGAGAAACCGCCACTTGTACCGCTCTCTGATCGGCTTGTCCTCGCGGTTGCTCGCTTGGCCGGGCTCTCGATATCCCGTACAGGTCCAGCCTTTGTCTCGCAACGCTCGCACCATCGCGCCGTCGAAATCCGCCCGGACCCACGTCAACAGGAATCGGATACTACGGTCCTCGTGGTCGCGAACGAATCGCTCCTGGGAGCGGGCCAGCGCTGCTGACGCGAGATTGGGCATCCGCACACCCAGACAGATCCGTGCGGCCTCGACGATCGTGTCGCCGGCGACGACCTCGCTGTCGACGACGGGCTCGTCCGTCGACGGGAGGACCCGGCGGGCTGTTGGCCGAATGCCTCGTGGTAAGGACTCGATCTCGACGGGTTCGGGTCTCAGCTGGCCGTCGACGCCGTATCGGATTCGCTTTTTCGAGATCAGCGGGTAGCGGTAGGTAATCGCGCCGACGAGCGACTCCTGGAAGTACAGCCCGTGGTGAGCGAGATTGACCGACGGCAGCGAGTCCATGTAGGAGTGGTGAGCCTGGTAGACGGCGGCTGCGGTCTCCCGGTCGATCGGGGCGACGTCGACGTGGTCGGCGAACCGGACCCCGAGCGGCGCCGTGAACGGGTCGCCGCCAGCGTGGATCGGACAGTCACAGGAGATCGTCGACGGACGATGCTGGAACGATTTCGTTGGTGGGTGAGTAGCCATCCTCTCACCCGCTGGAGGAACAGAAAACCGCGGTGTGGGCTACTGTGAGGTTTGTTTCGGAGCGACGAGAACCGCGCTGTCTGGCCCCTCCAGCAGCATCCCATCGCCGCCCAAGAAGTACAGCGTGTACCGCTCAGGCGTGTACCGGTGGCCGTCGACGAGCGTTGCGAGCGCTCGCGATAGCAACCGCGCCGAGAACAGTGGTCGGCCCGACGGGAACGTGAGCCGCCCGGACTCCAGGGGTTCCCAGGCGTCGAACCGGAACCCTGCTGGCGGCGTGTACGTTGCCCGGGAGACGGCGACGAGATACTCCTGTCCGTCGACGACCTTACCGGTGGAACGACCACGACCCAGGTGGAGCTGGACGAACCCGTCACACTCGTCGGTCACCTCTTTTTGCCAGGAGATGGGGGTCGGGGCGTCGGCGGTGGGCACTGGCGGCCCCTGGGCTGCCTGCTCCCGGAGGTGAGTTTTGGCCGCTGCTTCGCTCTCGAACTCCTCGCCGCAGGTGCAACAGAACTCCTCGTCTTCCGCGTAGTAGCCGTCGGTATCCTCGATTCGGACTGTATCGCCCTCCCGGAATTGGATACGGTCGACGTACCGCCAGGAGTAGGCCGCCTCGATCTCGTGGTCGCCAGCGAGGTTGGTGAACTGGAAGCCACCGGACTGGTCAGGAGTCGCTGCCTCGGTCGGAGTGGAACTGTCTGTCGACATCCTCTCACCCTCTGGAGGAACAGAAAACGGGGGTCGGCTGCGTCTTAACCAACGAACCCGCGATTATCCCCTCCAGTGTTGGTTAAGCCCAGCGCCGGAGGTCGCTCTGTGCGTCTGTCTGCCCCAGGATCGACAGCCGATCGGAGCCGGAGACACGAACCGCCTCGCCGTCACGAGCGATGTACTCGTTGAGGTATCGGTGGTCTGTGTCCCGATAGGTTCCGTCTTCGTTGGTCTCGGCCTCCGGCGAGACGTACACGATGCTGAACGCGGGCAGGCCGAACGATCGGGTGCGGGTGACCTGGAGGACCATGCCGTCGCCAGGGCCATGGCACTCGAGGAGGTCCCCGCGATGGAGTTCCTCGTCGAGAGGTGGCCGCCCGCACTCCGCTCGGGTGAGCTTCTGGCCGTCGTAGCTGGCCGTCCACGGTTCCAGTGGGTCCAGGTCCTGGTCGGGGCAGACCCGTGCCGTCGTGTCGTCAAGCAACTCGACGACGAAGGGGTACTGGCTGCCAAAGTGGTAGTCGTAATCCGGCGACCGCCGGGCTCGCTCGACGTGTGTCTCGACTGCTTGGCTGGCCATTTCCCGACTCGGGAACAAGCCCTGCCAGCTACAGTGATGGTCAGCACAGACGGCCAGGAACCCAGTCTCGGTGGTCCGAATCGTCTCTCGATCGAGCGGTGTGCCGACACGGACGTCCGCTGCCCGTTCGATCTGACGAGTTCGTGAGCTACACATCTTGGCCTCCCTCCCCGCCGTCAGTGGCAAGACTCGTCTGCCTCGTGGCACGGAACCTATCGGGGACGTCTTCGAATGCGTCCAGGCCTGCCTGCTCGGTGCCGTCGACGTCGACGCTACTGTGGTCTGTTTGCCACGTGGCACGTTCCCGCTCGAAGCCCCCGTCGAAGGCTGAGAGCTCCGATTCTCTGGCGGGCGTGGCGGCTGCATCGAGGGCCTCGGCCCGGTCGGAGAGCCACGCCATCTGCTCGAACATTCCGTCGAAATCTCGCTCCTGGAAGGGGAACCGGACAGTCGCCTTCGGCGGGAGCGCTCGGTACGTCTCGCGACCGGTCCGAATCGCGGTTGGCCGCTCGTCGAAGATCCCGCGCTCGCGAAGCGCGTCGACGTAGTCGCTGCCAGCCAGTACGACCAACTCCCGGCAGGGCGACTCCTGTTGATCGGCGGCGAACGGGCGGCGAAGCCAATCGCCGAGAGCCGAGTGGACACGAAGCGCCCACTGATCGAGACGGGTTTCGACTCGGTCCCCTGACGGGAGTTCGTAGTTCAGCTCCCCTTCGATCGGTTCTCTGCGGAGGGCCTCAATCGTGGTATCGTAGGGGTCGACCGTCTGGCGGGGCAGCAACACGCCGTGTTCGGCGGAGAGGACACCCCAGGCGTTTGCTCGTCGATCGGCCGTTCGCGCCCACTGGACGGCGGCCTCAGCGTACTTGCGCTTGACGGCGAAATACGAGGACGTGTAGAGGTTGCGAGCGTCGGCTGGATCGTCGGTTTTTGCGTCGCCGCAACCGATGAGTACGAAGCGGCCGCGGGTTCGCTCGGTCTGCGTGGTGGTCATTCTCAACTCCCTCACCCCGTCAGGGAGTCAGAAAATCCGCCTTCGGCGTCAGCCCCTCCCGGTACTCGATTCGCTCTCGTTCGTGCTGATCGCGGAAGGCGAGTGTCTCGCCGTTCTCGTACTCGACGACAATGGCGTCCTCCAGAGCTTCGGCGGTCGCCCGCCGACCGTCGACGGCCCACACTGGGTCCATCGGCTCGGTCTCCAGCGGACTCCGAGTGTCTCCGCAGCTGGGCCAGACGCCCTTGTCCTGCCAGAATCGCTTGATCCACTCCAGACTCTCGCGAACCGTCTCCCGGATCGAGAGGTGGTCGGCGGCGGCATATCCATGCGGCGTGAAATACTCACCGTGCAGCGCCGCCAAGTGGATTCCGTTCCAGTCAAGCCCGACGATATCGGCTGGCTCCTCGCCGGTCACACGCGGCTGTGTGAGCGCCTCGATGGCCTCGTACTGTTTGGGCGGACTCGCACCCAAGAGATGCACCCGCCGCCCGCGCCAGTCCACGATATCCGTATACTCGTCGGCGGTCTGATCCGAGTATCCCAGTGGGTAGCCCAGTACGATGTCCTCGTCGATCACGTCGATGGCTACCCGGCACTTCGGGACGATAATGACCTCTGTACCCGGAAACTTCCGTGTCAGCTCCCGTGCGGCCTCGTTGTACCGTCTGGCCTCCTGGCGGTCGTATGCATCGCCGAGTATCCCGACCGACGGCTCGTGGGCCTCGAACCGCTGGATGTACCGGTCAAGGTCGGGATTACGAAAGTCGTTGTCGAGGATCTCGACCGGGACGTCGACGTTCCGGAGCGAGGACTGGTAGGAGTAGTCCTCGCGGACGCCGACGGCGAACCCCCGTGCATAGGCGTCGATCACGAAGGGTTCGCGATGGAGGAATCCGATGTAGTCTGCGCGCTGTGCGTCGCCGATAGCCGTCGCTGACCAGGAGTGGATTGCTTCGGAGGACATCGAGTATCGCGCGCCACTATCGGGCGCGCCCAGCTGGCCAGCGCGCCACAAAACTCACCCTACTGGTTATAGAAAGGTGCGTTAGGGTGGATTCGAGCGGGTATTGACAAGCGTGGGGTCGTCACGTTCCAGCGCTGTTCGCCAGCATTTCAACACGGCTCGGGTAACAACTTCGACCGCTTCGACCTCGATACACGAGGGAACTCTCGTGCTCGCATCCGGTGGTTCGTGGAAATGCTTCTCTGTGACGTTCGGTTCCGGATGGCGATCGAAGCGAAAGTCGATGCCATCTGGTTCGGTGTAATGGAAGTTGTAGCAGTCACGTTCCGTCCAGACAATGTCGAACCTCCCGGACGGGCTAGCGCCAAAGCCCTCGCCGACCGTAATATTCAGTTCCGGTTGCGGGTCGAGCCGACCACTGAGGTCGTGATGAGTCACCAGTGGTTCGCTCTTGAGAAAGATATCTCGGATTCGTTGGAGTGCCTCGTAGTCGATCGGCCCCGTATTCCCTGCGATATACGTCATTAGTCAGACAACCACTTTTTCAGCATCGTAGAAGCTGATCGCTGCTTTCGCGAGGTAGAGATTCTTCTGAGCCGTTTGCCACGTCTTATGGTCCTCCCAACCGTCATGATCATCCGGGTCAAGCTGTTGTGCGAGTTCCGCAGGTGACTCGACGTCATGTTTGGTTCTGATCTCGTTGACTGTCTGTTTCAGATCCTGCAATGTCTCGACCAGTTCTGCTTCCGAGTACGCATCGTGCAGCTCCAACACCTGCTGATAGATATACATCTGATCGTTGCGCTTGTACAGCGCGCCCTGCCCACTGTCAATTGTCTCGACGAGCCCGATGTCAGTGAGCTCCTTGAGTTCATCACGAACCACTGGCTGGCTCGCTCTGGCTTTCTCGGCTATCTCGGACGCCGGCGTTGGCTCAGTCGTTCGCGTGATTACGACCTTGATTCGTTCTCGCGTCGTTGTTTCGTCCTTCCAGTCACTAACCGCCGCCTCATTTACGTCGTCGTATTTCTCGGTTGGATCGAAATTCATGCGTTTGCCCTGTCTCGTTTGCGGTGGCGCCGGATCGGTTGTCGATGTTGAATCCGATATCGTGGGAGATCCGCCATGCCTACATAAGATATTCTTTGAGGTGCAAATATAACTTACGCTAGAACGACTTTCGAGCGAGAGTGGATGGCCCTGATCTGGTTACCAGATCTCCTTTTAGGCCGGATTTTTAGCCGACACGACTCTTTCCGTCCGTTTCTCGTATTCGATCGGCACTATCCCTCGACTACATCGATGAGATCCGCTGCTGTCGAGGAGATCCGGTCCAGCCGGTCCCGTAGCGTCTCGGCTGCCTCCCCGTCCCAGGCCGCCAGATAGAACGCCGAGTTGTCGGGGTCCAGTCCGAAGTGTCGACTGACGATGTAGGCGACGGCCTCGGCTTCGACCTCACGCTTTGCCCGCTCCGTCTCGTCCTCGACGTCGAAGTGGAGCTTGGCGTGGGCGAACTCGTGGATCAGCATGCTCGCGACCGCGGCCCGGTTGTCCTGGTGCTTCACCTCGACCACGGGATTGGTCGTCGTCACGCTCCGGCGCGAACAGACGCCCTTTGCCGCCCCATGGTCCCACTCGTCGGAGTCGACGAGCTGTGCGTCGATGCCGATCTCGTCGGTCGCAGCCAGGAGGTCCTCGACGAGTCCAGCCGGGTCGCCGTGGGTCTCGGTCTCCAGTTCCGGGAGTGGCTCGCCGTCGGTCTGGGAGATGTCGAAGACGCTGGCTGGCCGGAATCCAACCAGTCCGCGGGGCCACTCGTCGGGCTCGGTCTCGTCGTAGTCACAGTCAGTGTTCTCGTGGTAGGACGGCGAGTTCCCGCACTTGGGACACTTGTTGGTGACGATGGGTGCCCAGATCCAGATGGCCGACTCGCCTTCCTGGACGTAGCGGTTGAACCCGTTTTTCCAGGTGTTGTACCCCGCGACGCGGGTCGCCTCGGGACACTGCATCTTGATCAGCAGCGTGTTCCGCGCCGAGTAGTCATGGAACTTCGATTGGACGTCCAGCCAGCGCTGGAACTGCTCGCTGGCCTGGGCCTCGTCGGTGAGATCAGCGAGGTCCTCAACCCACCCGTTGAGGCGCTCGCGCATGTCGTCGGCACGGCTGTCCGAATCGTCGAAGGTAGTGGTCTGCTGGCTGTGCTCCTGGTCGGGGAGGTTGCTCTGTATCGTCGACATCGGTCTGTGTCGGATCGCGCTCTCGGGCACGACCCCTCACCTCCCCTGGGGGGCAGAAAATCCTGCTCTGTTGAATAGATGCTGAGTCACAGTTAGAGCGGTTCACAGAGCGGTTCTATGTTTGTGATGGCGACCATCAGGACAATTTCACGGAACTGCCGATACCAGTCAAGCGCTCGCTCGGCATCGCCGAGCGAGCGCTTGATTGTCGAATACGAGGTTTCGGCCATCCACCGCTGAGAGTACCCTTTTGCCCGGATGAGTGCGTTATTCGCGGTTGCGTTCAGCGACGAACCACGGTAGTGAACAAGGTAGTCGATATCTAGTGCGGCAATCTCGTACTCGGTGTTCCAGTCCTGGAAACCTGTGTCTGCGGCGACGGACTGCAGGTCGCCCGCGTTCCGGCGGACGACCTGCGGTCCGGTCTTGGTATCGTGTAGCCAGCGTGCCGAGATGTGTACGTCAAGCACAGCAAGCGATTCCACATCGGTCAACGTCGTCACTTTCAGCGTCTGAACGCTGTTTCCGGAGCGTTGCCGGTAGTACGATGAAGAAATGCGGCGGTCGAAGAACGTGCTGTCGAGTGCTACGTGCCCAGACTGCGGGTGTTGCTGCGCTGAAACGCGCAGCAACGCCCGCCAAACCCACATTTTCAGCCGGTCGAAGGACTTGTAGATTGTTGTGTAGTCAGGGAGTTCGTCCTGATCAAGATCAAGAAGCTCACGGAGTTCAGCCATGTATTCCAGCCGATTGGGCGTTTCACGGTAGCTGTACTCTTCTTCGACCCGGAAACAGTGCAAGACGACGTGGACCCAGCGGGCGAACCCGCCGCTGGCGGGCTCGCCCGCGTGCTTCCCTAACGCTTGTTTGGCTAGACGCCGACACTGCTCAACGAAGTCGAGGATGTCGACTTCCATGGACAGAGTCAATTCCTCGGCTTCGTCCTTCTACTCCGCGATATCAACCGATTAGACCGCTATTCAACACAGCAGAAAATCCCGCTGCTGTGCTCTGGCTAAAGTCTATTGATACAGAAGGGCCAATAGCACGACACAGAGACCAGTTGTGGTCACGAGTCCCCGTGCTAGCAGAATAGATCCTGTACTAGCACCTGCGAGATTCGCGACTGTAACTGTCAGGAACACACCCGTCGTTAGGAGTCCGATTCCGAGGGCGAGCGAGCGCATCTTTGGAGCGTCGTTTCGTCTAAAGCCACGATACGCCAGAATTGAAACGAAGAGTCCAACGAGCCCAGTCAACCCCCGCGAAAGCCAGACGATACTGTCAGGAGAAAGTGCCTCTGTACCCGGAAGCCCCGTCATTTCGACCCGCCTCCATAGACAGTCCAGAGGATAACTCCTAACCCGGCGAGTTCACACCCACTCACGATTGTGGTACGACCAACGGTGCCAACACTCGTGAGGGTGGGTAATCCGACTCGAAGGAGTTCCGGAACGGTCGTGAGCAGAATCAGGCCGAGAGCAAGATATAGCATCCCAGGCTGTCCTGGCCCCCGACGATAGCCGCGAAGGAGAACGATCGCGATGACGAAAGATAGGATGATCGACATGAGTATCAGGCCGATGACGGCGAGCGCGATCACCGGGTCAGCGGACGGTGAACGGAATTGTAACAGTACATCCAGCATTCAGGACAACCCCTCGAACAGGTTGGTGAATCGGTCGGCCGGATTCGTCGCGGATCTTGTCACGGTCACCTCGTACGTGCCATCCTCGAACGTGACCGCCACTTCGCCGACGGTAGCTACGTATTGTTTGTAGTGGTGACCATCAGGATCGATCGTTTGTTGTTCGGCCACGAGGCCCGCCTCCTCTAACCGGTCGAGGCGACGGTACGCTGTCGGATCGGACATTTCACAGGCCGTGCAGAGCTCAGAGGCGGACATCGGTTCAGCGGTGAGTTCGGCGAGGATGGCTCGCGCGTACTCGTCGTCGAGCAACGCGAGGAGTTCATCATCGCCTTCCTCGTCCATACCGTCTCCCTGCGAGCGGTTGCAAATAAAAACCCTTCCCGACTTCTGGACTGGAAGCCGATGCTGGGGTCCTACTGTGGTCGGGATTCTCCAGTCGAGTATGCCCTCCACAGAGACCCAGGGCCAGACTATGTGGCGTGTCCGGTACTGGCTTACCTGGCCGGTTTGGAACCACGGCGATCAACGGCTTCGGGCCCCGCTCCGGGCACTGATACCGCTCGTCCTGACGTTTCTGGCTCTTGCGGTAATCCAGACAGCAGTTCGAGCCCGGTTCGAGCATCCAATTCGCGAGCTCCTCGAGCTACTCGGTCTAGCAGTCGTTCTCACTCTGGGACTTCTCGTCGCCACGAGGCTCATCGACCGACGTCCCGCCACCGACTACGGGCTCTCGGTCGATCGTGACTGGTGCAAGACCGCCGCTGTTGGGAGCGTGATAGGAATCTTAGTCAACGCTGGGGCTCTCGTCGTGTCGCTTTACGCCGGCTGGGTATCCGTGACAGGGTTCGCTGAAACCCCTGGTACCCTCCCGTTCGTTCCGGCAGTGGTCGTCACGTTCGGGTTGATTGCTGTCGCGGCAATGTGGGAAGAGTTCATCTTCCGAGCGACTATGTTGAAGAATCTCGCAGAAGGCGGTGCAGGATATGTCGGGGAGAAACCAGCTATCCTTCTAGCCGTCCTCATCAGCACACTCGTCTTCGCGACATTACACGGCGGGAAAGTAACTCACGTCAGCCAGTATGGCTACTACGTGATCGCTGGCTTGGTGCTCGGAACCGTGTACGCGCTCACCGGCGAGCTCGCACTTCCCATGGGATTTCATGTGTTCTACAATTTCTCACAGGGTTTCCTCGGACTTGGAGTCTCTCAAGTCACGCCCGAACTCGTTGTTCTTGAGCTCGCCGGCCCGGATAAATGGGTCGGCGAGGAGGGGCTCGTCCATGTTTCCTTCGCGATCCTTGGTGGTCTCTTGCTTCTCGCGTATATCCGCTGGCAGAATGGGCAGTTACAAATAAGCGAACACGTGACCCGATGGAATCCAATCTCAACATGATTCAGAATTGCCAGAATTGAATAGAAGGAACTTCTTCTCGACAAGGGCGGTTGCGGGGGCGAGTTCACTCTCAAGTTGTCTGTCGATGCGCCGGCGTCGGATTTGAATACGGCCCCACCGACGGTTCCCACCGGAGCGTGGACACAGTACTAAGCCAACAAGACGAATACGTCCGCGACGAACGCCTCCGTGCCGTCACAGGAGAACTTGACATGGATTTCGACGGTGCTCACACGCTGGCAACCTGGGTCTTCGATGGGACAGCATACAAGACGAACTTTCCGTTAGAATTCAGAGCCCTCAACAGAGCCAATATAGTCTCTGTTTGTGATTCCTAGAGAAGGTTTCTGGACTACTACACCCAATCGGAC is a window of Haloarcula pelagica DNA encoding:
- a CDS encoding DUF6610 family protein, giving the protein MSSEAIHSWSATAIGDAQRADYIGFLHREPFVIDAYARGFAVGVREDYSYQSSLRNVDVPVEILDNDFRNPDLDRYIQRFEAHEPSVGILGDAYDRQEARRYNEAARELTRKFPGTEVIIVPKCRVAIDVIDEDIVLGYPLGYSDQTADEYTDIVDWRGRRVHLLGASPPKQYEAIEALTQPRVTGEEPADIVGLDWNGIHLAALHGEYFTPHGYAAADHLSIRETVRESLEWIKRFWQDKGVWPSCGDTRSPLETEPMDPVWAVDGRRATAEALEDAIVVEYENGETLAFRDQHERERIEYREGLTPKADFLTP
- a CDS encoding DUF7521 family protein, whose protein sequence is MTGLPGTEALSPDSIVWLSRGLTGLVGLFVSILAYRGFRRNDAPKMRSLALGIGLLTTGVFLTVTVANLAGASTGSILLARGLVTTTGLCVVLLALLYQ
- a CDS encoding DUF6884 domain-containing protein, whose protein sequence is MTTTQTERTRGRFVLIGCGDAKTDDPADARNLYTSSYFAVKRKYAEAAVQWARTADRRANAWGVLSAEHGVLLPRQTVDPYDTTIEALRREPIEGELNYELPSGDRVETRLDQWALRVHSALGDWLRRPFAADQQESPCRELVVLAGSDYVDALRERGIFDERPTAIRTGRETYRALPPKATVRFPFQERDFDGMFEQMAWLSDRAEALDAAATPARESELSAFDGGFERERATWQTDHSSVDVDGTEQAGLDAFEDVPDRFRATRQTSLATDGGEGGQDV
- a CDS encoding winged helix-turn-helix domain-containing protein → MNFDPTEKYDDVNEAAVSDWKDETTTRERIKVVITRTTEPTPASEIAEKARASQPVVRDELKELTDIGLVETIDSGQGALYKRNDQMYIYQQVLELHDAYSEAELVETLQDLKQTVNEIRTKHDVESPAELAQQLDPDDHDGWEDHKTWQTAQKNLYLAKAAISFYDAEKVVV
- a CDS encoding ArsR/SmtB family transcription factor — its product is MDEEGDDELLALLDDEYARAILAELTAEPMSASELCTACEMSDPTAYRRLDRLEEAGLVAEQQTIDPDGHHYKQYVATVGEVAVTFEDGTYEVTVTRSATNPADRFTNLFEGLS
- a CDS encoding IS5 family transposase; translated protein: MEVDILDFVEQCRRLAKQALGKHAGEPASGGFARWVHVVLHCFRVEEEYSYRETPNRLEYMAELRELLDLDQDELPDYTTIYKSFDRLKMWVWRALLRVSAQQHPQSGHVALDSTFFDRRISSSYYRQRSGNSVQTLKVTTLTDVESLAVLDVHISARWLHDTKTGPQVVRRNAGDLQSVAADTGFQDWNTEYEIAALDIDYLVHYRGSSLNATANNALIRAKGYSQRWMAETSYSTIKRSLGDAERALDWYRQFREIVLMVAITNIEPLCEPL
- a CDS encoding CPBP family intramembrane glutamic endopeptidase, translated to MPSTETQGQTMWRVRYWLTWPVWNHGDQRLRAPLRALIPLVLTFLALAVIQTAVRARFEHPIRELLELLGLAVVLTLGLLVATRLIDRRPATDYGLSVDRDWCKTAAVGSVIGILVNAGALVVSLYAGWVSVTGFAETPGTLPFVPAVVVTFGLIAVAAMWEEFIFRATMLKNLAEGGAGYVGEKPAILLAVLISTLVFATLHGGKVTHVSQYGYYVIAGLVLGTVYALTGELALPMGFHVFYNFSQGFLGLGVSQVTPELVVLELAGPDKWVGEEGLVHVSFAILGGLLLLAYIRWQNGQLQISEHVTRWNPIST
- a CDS encoding ArdC-like ssDNA-binding domain-containing protein, producing MSTIQSNLPDQEHSQQTTTFDDSDSRADDMRERLNGWVEDLADLTDEAQASEQFQRWLDVQSKFHDYSARNTLLIKMQCPEATRVAGYNTWKNGFNRYVQEGESAIWIWAPIVTNKCPKCGNSPSYHENTDCDYDETEPDEWPRGLVGFRPASVFDISQTDGEPLPELETETHGDPAGLVEDLLAATDEIGIDAQLVDSDEWDHGAAKGVCSRRSVTTTNPVVEVKHQDNRAAVASMLIHEFAHAKLHFDVEDETERAKREVEAEAVAYIVSRHFGLDPDNSAFYLAAWDGEAAETLRDRLDRISSTAADLIDVVEG